CTCAAAGCAAGGGGGTATTTATGGACGAAAATTACAGAAGCAATGAACGAAGAAAATTTTTAAGATGCAATTACGAAAAAGATTTTAGCTACAACACTGTAAATTTGTCTAAAGACAAGAGATTTATGTCGTCGCTTATCAATGCCATCGGCCGCAACCTTAGCGGTTCAGGCATGCTTTTCAGCACCACCGAGGTACCCACGTTATCAAGCCTTTTAGTGCTAAACCTTGATTACCGCACCGCGAGAGTCTGCGAAGAAATAGAAAAGAATGCCCTTATAATTAATAACCGCATTCTTGGCAAGGTAGTAAGGATAGAAGAGAGATCGAGCGGCGAATACGATGTTGGAATAGTTTTTGTAACGAAGTCGGACCGTCTCCCCAAAGATATCCAAAGCCTTATTAATTAATATTGGTGAAGATAAAAAAGATTGCGGCCGTAAATTTCAAAAGATACGGTTGGCTTATAGCCCATTCGCAAAAACATTCCAAAACTAAAAACTCAAACCTTTTCCGCATAGTCCTAAAAGAGAACCGGCGCTGCGGCTGGAGAATAGC
The nucleotide sequence above comes from Candidatus Omnitrophota bacterium. Encoded proteins:
- a CDS encoding PilZ domain-containing protein, with product MDENYRSNERRKFLRCNYEKDFSYNTVNLSKDKRFMSSLINAIGRNLSGSGMLFSTTEVPTLSSLLVLNLDYRTARVCEEIEKNALIINNRILGKVVRIEERSSGEYDVGIVFVTKSDRLPKDIQSLIN